AAAACTGTAATGCAACATTTTATAACATTTACAGATTTTATGCATAGCTGCCAAagcaaatataaatacttaCCTGATTAATTACAGTTATATTGACGGTAATATGTCTTGTTTTCAGAGCCCTTACAGGACAGTACTAAGAGACACTGCGATTCCTACGATTTTTGATTTAACCAGTCACCTTGGCAATCCTCACAGCAGACATCGCAAACGCATCAAAATTCTGGTATGATAAGCTTTTCTGtctaaaaacaactttttttaacaattaaGGTTATGAAGGGTGCATGGTGATACCGTTTATGGTTCTAGaaacgtttttgttttcttACCTTTTACCTATTGTCTGTAAATATTTCCCACTACAAATGTTTAAGGATAATTTTCGTGTAACATAGCAAAGCGTGTCTAGTTTAATAGGACACTTGTTATTTATCATATGAGTTGACTAAACGTGTGATAGTCTAagaaaaagtatacattttttagattatgatCTATTCATAGGGACATAAAAAATTGCTATAATTGACCATATATTCTATTCTGCATATTAATATAAATTTCCTGTTGTCTTTGGTAActttttctgtaaaatgtttttaatgaaaAGCAAATATCTTCTTTTCCGTTCTTTTTCACAGACAGATGAAGAGGTTCAAAAGATGAGAGAAAGACGATGTAAGTATAATTAAAAGCTGAtttaaggattagtccattttcttaaaagaactaatccagattatttactcaccaccatgtcatccaaaatgttgatgtctttctttgttcagtcaagaagaaattatgttttttgaggaaaacattccaggatttttctcattttaatggaccctattacttaaaagttttaatgcagtttaaaattgcagtttcagcaGAGTTTCAAATAACtcaaaacaatcccaaacgaggcataagggttttatctagcaaaacgattgtcatttttgactagaaaaataaaaaatatgcacttttaaactacaacttctcgtctatctgcGGCCATGTGAcatgccagcgcgacctcatgtaatacGTTATCACGCCGAAAGGTTACGGATGAAGTATGccaaactacgccccagtgtttacaagtatgGAGAAAGAGggccgttccgacgttgttgtatgtgaataataattaatgtctttgtgtcagtttattgtttaaaatggtccgcaaatgtgcgtttcatatatgtaacacgtgacctttccacggcattacgaaattacatgaggtcgcgctggcgcgccACAGGACCGGAGACAGACGAGAACccgtggtttaaaagtgctattttctatttttcttgtcaaagatgacaatcgtttcgccagaaaagacccttatgcctcgtttgggatcattttgagtcttttgaaactgcaatttttaaattgttacgtgttggggtccattaaaatgagaaaagtcctggaatgttttgctcaaaaaaacataatttctttccgacttaacaaagaaagacataaacattttggatgacatggtggtgagtaaattatctggattttttaaagaaaattgactaatcctttaactaaaATATAGTACAAAATTATAATGTCCTTGAACTCTTATTTCTCTCTCTAGTGGATTCTTCACTTGACCAGTTGCTCTCAAGAAAAGAGTGTGAATCTCAGGATGGCAACGAGACAACTGATGAAGTTCCTCAGCTGTCGACAGGACAAAAAGAATGGAGAGATTTCCTAAGGTCTTTATTTGAAGTGTTGATTTTAATAGGAAGGCAGAATTTTCCATACAGCTGCAATGCAAATAAAGACGAGCTAGAGGAACAGCCCGATTCTGTAAGTAACTTCCAGGCACTCTTGGAAAGCCGTATAAATGCAGGTGATGAATTTCTCAGAAGGCGCTTTGAGACGACATCCGTCGCTGAGGAATATTGGCCAGCCGTCCGGCAGAGGCAAATGCTTGAGGTCTGCGAGAAGGGCGTCCGTGAAGAGATTCTTCAGCAAGTCCGGGAATGCCGTTTCTATTCGATGGTCACCGGGGAACTAGTGGAGTTCCCAGATGGAGACCACCTTCCCATATTCCTGCGTTTCGTTGACCAAGCCAACACTGTAAGAGAGGAATTCATAGAGTTCCTTTCGTTGGAAGGTGAGGAGATCTCTATTGCTGAAAGATTAGAGTCTTTGATCACAAAGGATTGGGGTTTGAGTTTGGAGCATTGTAGAGGGCAGGCACACGCAGGTTCTGGTGTACTCGCCACCAAGATGAAAGTCATTGCAGCCCACCTAAAGGAGAAATATCCTATGGCGGTGATCACGCCCATTTCTACCTGCGCACTTAATGTTTATCTTGCGAATGGCATGCCGCTGACAGGAGTGCAGGTCGTGATGACGGTTCTCAAAAAGACTGATGCGTTTTTTAAAGCCTGTCCGTTGCTGCAGACCGAGCTTGACAAGGCCATCTCCATTCTCTGCcaggaaaacacagaaaaagaaAGCAATCTCAAGGAGGGCTTGCGTTCAACCTGGACTGACCTTCATAACGTCTTTGAGATGGTTGTTGACCTGATGGAACCGCTTCTTCTCTGCATGGACAGCATACACGACAATGAAGATCTCAAATGGAACGACCACATCACCAGCGAGGCCTATGCCATTTCAGAGGCTCTAGCAGACTTTGAGTTTATTGTGACATTGGTTGTATTAAAGAACGCTCTGTCGTTCACAAGAGCTTTTGGGAAAAACCTACAAGGAGAAACTCTCGATGTCTTTTTCGCAGCCAACAGCCTGACAGCAGTATTGCATTCGTTGCACGAGGTAATGGACAATCTCGAAGTGTACCACGAGTTCTGGTTCGAAGAGGCTGTCAATTTGGCTACCGCAATGGAGGTCCCTGTGAAAGTCCCGAGGTTATTCCTACGGAAGCAGCAGGCAGGAGGGGCCATGGAAATCCAGCCGGAGTCTTTCTTTAAAGAGTATCTCACACTCCCCGTTATGGAGTATGTCGCTCAGGAGGTCAAGGACATCTTCTCTGAAACTCATCTTAAGGCGTTAAAGTGCCTGTCTCTCGTCCCGGCAGTCATGGGGCAAATGAAGTTCAACACCTCTGAGGATTCCCATGTGGACGTATACAGGAGCGACCTGCCCCATCCGGACACTTTGCCTGCCGAGCTGCATTGTTGGAGGATAAAATGGAAACACAGAGGCAAGGAGGTCAGCCTGCCGTGCACCATTCACGAAACTCTTCAGCACTCGGATGTAAAGTTTTTTCCGAATGTTAGTGCGTTTTTGAAAATTTTGGCAACGTTGCCGGTGCTGAAGGTCGATGGAAGTCATGGTGAAACTGCCCAAAAACGTTTACAGGCTTACATTACAGACACATCATTACACCAAAGGTGTAAGAATCTGGCTGTGCTAAACATCAATTACCATATAAAAACAGACTTGGAGGAAATGGTTCAGTGTTACATAAAAAGTTATCCAGAGGACGGTGAAAGCGATTAACAAATCAGTAACCCCTATAGACCCTAATAAGTAAAGATTTCGATTTTCTTTGGAGATAAAGTTAAATTTGGCATTCATATGCGTGTAATTGTTTTGCATTATATTTCTGTATTGCTTTTCATTGCAATTGCATTTTGTATTTTCATTTATCTCCATTTTTATTTGAGAAATATAATGTATTTGTTAGGATCTTTATAAAAACCTCACCATGAAAGAAAAACAagattgttttgtttgttgaacaTGGTTGTGTGAAACTGGCAATCGGATATTAAAAATGACACAGGGTTGTTGAGTTTAAATAACAGgtatacactagtcaacatttaaagtggattGTCATAAAAGGtgtcttaaaaccaataccTGTTCTTTTCtttttgatccactttaaaTGTCGACTAGTTTATATATTGTACCTGTGGCCAGAAAAAATCTAAGGAAATGTCATCATACAGTGAAATGGTTATCCATGGTCCCTTGCTTAAAATAACCAAAGCATAAAATGGTACTTTAAGCCTTATGTGGTTCATGTGACAGGATCTAAATACAACCCACAAGGCATCCATGTGTTTATTTTTGATTTGTGAaatattaaacaattattttgtTAATGAAAGATTGAGACTAAGTTAACAGATGGTTGTCTGTCTATCCTTCAAATAACTATCTTTCTTTAGGGACAAACAGCTTGGAAGGCCATGCATGAATGAAATTTATTCCATTacagttttatgtcattttcttttttgttgtttCCAAAATGCATACTTTAATATATTCACAAATATGACTTGCCACTGCAGTACACAAGTGTGTCATAAAAAGATCTTTAAAAGTCTGAGATCGGTTTATGAGTAGTTTAGACTGTTGTGCCTAACTGATCTTTAGTAAGAAAATAATTTGGTGATCAGTTTTTCTTTGTATTTCCAGTCTGTTCCACTCTTGTCCTCAAGAGAGCAGCACGGGTGTGTGTTTCACTCCAATTTGACTTAAATGTCAATGACttttgaataaaatatttaatattttattatttcttttacGATGGGATCTTTGTTGGTCTGATACATTTGACATTTTGAGAGAACAAAATTAATTTTCACATCTTGCAGGATAATGCATGCTTGTCAGAAATGAGTAATAGTTAGAAGAAAAAGATATAAATCCGATTGTTACACAGCCGCACAGCATGATTTTCAATCATTTTTCAATAACTAACATTTTCAATTAATGCAAAACAACTTATAACTGTCTGTATAAAACACAGTGaatgtttttcattatttgttatttttgttttagttACTCTGCATCAAACACTAAAACCAATAATACTAAAACTCTCACCCTTAAAGTAAATGTGGTGTGCTTTAAAATCAGTCATTGTAGGTTATTATTAAACGTATgagatttttctaaatatttaaaattgttgAACTTTAATCACGATGATCATGATTATATTTCTTTAGTTCATATGAATGATACATTACTTTtcagtgttgttgttgttatacaAGTGGCCAGTTTGATGCATAAGCTTTAGATGGATAAGTGACACTGACTGCCACACCCCatgagccacacacacaatacatGCACTAAGCATACATGCTGTGATTGTCTATCTACACCACTAGATGGTATGTTTTTCAAATGCAAGAATGAAACAAAAGGAAGTAGAGGGAGGCACTATTGTGCAGGGTGGGTCCATCATTCACCCCAAACTTTAAAATCATAAATACGTGCTGGTAGTTTAAACATGAGCATGCGTTTTTGCAGTGTTCATATTTGCATTATGAAAATAGTAAGACTGTTATGTGTGCACTTGAAAGAAAATACAGATCCAAATGTATAATCTACATTAACAAGTTGAGCTCAAAATTAACagaatattgaaaaaaatatatacatctCTACAGCATTTTTCTGGTATTCAACAGTATAAATATTATCCTTATAATATCTGTATGCATTATAATGATGTGTTAGCTATTTTTATCATCATGTATTTTTCTAGTGTGTTTGCTGAAAGTGGGCGGGTCTGCTGAAGCATTGGTGAGATGTGTACCAGTCTTTAAAGGGTTAAATTAGTGGCGTCTCCACCCGATGGTGCTCAGACGCTGCGGCTGCAGGTGATGGTTCGCTTCGCAACGCTGGGGAGTGTCATCTTCATACAGCTGTCAATGAACTCATCTGAACTGTGCTTTTTCTTTACAAATATTAGTTAACCTACATTTTAACAGACAAACCGATAGAAATAATGGCTTTTCCGCTTCTATGAGAGATGCGCAAGCGCGTGCCTTGATTTGTAAACCTTGGGAAGGAATTTTCGGATCTTTGCATTAGGACGTAGGCTACATCTACAACAGCGTcgttgttttgatttaaaaggACATTTGATTCATTGCATCGATCTGATTTATTCATTCTAAATCTTTTTTTCCGATTAAAGCATTCGCCTCGTTGTTATCGATCATGGCATGGCCCTGTATTACCAGGGCTTGCTGCATCAACCGCTTCTGGAGTGATCTGGACAAAGGTGACATTGCAGTGCCTTTGGTTTTCACTAAATATTCAGACGTGGCCGAGGTGCAACATCTGCACCCGCAACCCAAATCCTTAATTTCTCAGAATCCACCGGTGACCACAGAAACCCAGCCGGCCAAAGCGCTGCACGCGGCTGCCGATGCCGCAGGACCATCATCGTCATCTCAAGATGGCTCGAGCGCTTCTGTGATGCGCGAGGATTTCAAAGCGTGGAGCGTGCGTCCCGAGAGAAGCTGTAAACCCAGAAACGAGTATCAACCCTCTAAGACCCCTTTCAACAATTTGACTCAGTATCAAAAAGATTATAAACCGTGGCCCATACCGAAGAAGGGAGATCACCCGTGGATTCCCAAAGCTAGCCCTGCTGCGTCCAGTACTAAGCCCGAGAGCAAGTTCTCCAAACACGAGCCTGTCACTTCTGATGTGGAAACCGGCGTGGAGAAATGCGAGATCGAGGA
This sequence is a window from Misgurnus anguillicaudatus chromosome 24, ASM2758022v2, whole genome shotgun sequence. Protein-coding genes within it:
- the thap12b gene encoding THAP domain containing 12b; translation: MPNFCAAPNCTRKSTQSDLAFFRFPRDPERCRLWVENCRRADLEEKTPEQLNKHYRLCAKHFEPAMICKTSPYRTVLRDTAIPTIFDLTSHLGNPHSRHRKRIKILTDEEVQKMRERRLDSSLDQLLSRKECESQDGNETTDEVPQLSTGQKEWRDFLRSLFEVLILIGRQNFPYSCNANKDELEEQPDSVSNFQALLESRINAGDEFLRRRFETTSVAEEYWPAVRQRQMLEVCEKGVREEILQQVRECRFYSMVTGELVEFPDGDHLPIFLRFVDQANTVREEFIEFLSLEGEEISIAERLESLITKDWGLSLEHCRGQAHAGSGVLATKMKVIAAHLKEKYPMAVITPISTCALNVYLANGMPLTGVQVVMTVLKKTDAFFKACPLLQTELDKAISILCQENTEKESNLKEGLRSTWTDLHNVFEMVVDLMEPLLLCMDSIHDNEDLKWNDHITSEAYAISEALADFEFIVTLVVLKNALSFTRAFGKNLQGETLDVFFAANSLTAVLHSLHEVMDNLEVYHEFWFEEAVNLATAMEVPVKVPRLFLRKQQAGGAMEIQPESFFKEYLTLPVMEYVAQEVKDIFSETHLKALKCLSLVPAVMGQMKFNTSEDSHVDVYRSDLPHPDTLPAELHCWRIKWKHRGKEVSLPCTIHETLQHSDVKFFPNVSAFLKILATLPVLKVDGSHGETAQKRLQAYITDTSLHQRCKNLAVLNINYHIKTDLEEMVQCYIKSYPEDGESD
- the map6b gene encoding microtubule-associated protein 6 homolog isoform X2 is translated as MAWPCITRACCINRFWSDLDKGDIAVPLVFTKYSDVAEVQHLHPQPKSLISQNPPVTTETQPAKALHAAADAAGPSSSSQDGSSASVMREDFKAWSVRPERSCKPRNEYQPSKTPFNNLTQYQKDYKPWPIPKKGDHPWIPKASPAASSTKPESKFSKHEPVTSDVETGVEKCEIEEKLHEKESKEKRKTLDKTEKISEGMKKEQVLTDVEVDGKKRSTADALNRQIKQEVRSGSSYRTEFKAYADVKPVKPIKAKSQYKLLVDEKRNMETSYSATYKGEQGKPQSTDNKMMDRRRIRSLYSEPSKESSKDCSESDSRSVL